A single window of Aspergillus flavus chromosome 4, complete sequence DNA harbors:
- a CDS encoding reductase with broad range of substrate specificity (L-xylulose reductase), with the protein MPIPVPSANSLTDLLSLKGKVVVVTGASGPRGMGIEAARGCAEMGANIALTYASRPQGGEKNAEELKKTYGVEAKAYKCDIGNMESVQKLVDDVIKDFGQIDAFIANAGRTADGGVLESTVEAWMEVVQTDLNGTYHCAKAVGPHFKKRGKGSLVITASMSGHIANFPQEQTSYNVAKAGCIHMARSLANEWRDFARVNSISPGYIDTGLSDFVDQKIQDLWLSMIPMGRNGDAKELKGAYVYLCSDASSYMTGSDLRIDGGYCVR; encoded by the coding sequence TCAAGGGCAAGGTCGTCGTCGTAACGGGCGCCTCCGGCCCCCGCGGCATGGGAATCGAAGCCGCCCGCGGCTGCGCCGAAATGGGCGCCAACATCGCCCTCACCTATGCCTCGCGTCCTCAAGGCGGCGAAAAGAACGCAGAAGAACTCAAGAAAACCTACGGCGTCGAAGCCAAGGCCTACAAATGCGACATCGGCAACATGGAGAGCGTCCAGAAGCTCGTTGACGACGTGATCAAGGACTTTGGACAGATTGACGCCTTCATCGCCAACGCTGGTCGTACCGCTGACGGCGGCGTCTTGGAGTCCACTGTCGAGGCGTGGATGGAGGTCGTGCAGACGGATCTCAACGGAACCTACCACTGCGCTAAGGCCGTGGGGCCGCACTTTAAGAAGCGGGGCAAGGGCAGTCTGGTCATCACGGCCAGTATGTCCGGTCACATTGCCAACTTCCCGCAGGAGCAGACCTCCTACAATGTGGCTAAGGCTGGGTGTATCCACATGGCACGTTCGCTGGCGAATGAGTGGAGAGACTTTGCTCGTGTGAACAGTATCTCGCCTGGTTATATCGATACGGGATTGTCGGATTTCGTGGACCAGAAGATTCAGGATCTCTGGTTGAGTATGATTCCCATGGGTCGGAATGGTGATGCAAAGGAGTTGAAGGGTGCTTATGTGTACCTGTGCAGTGATGCCAGTTCGTACATGACTGGTAGTGATCTCCGTATTGATGGTGGTTACTGTGTGCGGTAA